In Rhinopithecus roxellana isolate Shanxi Qingling unplaced genomic scaffold, ASM756505v1 contig4941, whole genome shotgun sequence, the sequence ATAGATGACCAGCTGGGCAATGTTAGTGACCACCACGTTGCCACGCACATGGTTGGGCCGCATGACCACGTTCTCCCGATCCTCCAACTGCTTCTCCCAGGTGATCTCAGGCCGGGGCCGGCCCACCACATCACAGAGGAAGCTCACCGTCTCACCCATGGTGACTGACTGGTGCACAGGGTGGTTGAGCAGCGCCGGGGCCGCCATGTCCAGCTCAGGGGTCtctggggaggctgtggtggggtgCATGGTGGTCTCAGATGGTGGGGGACTGGTGTTGGGCCAGGTGAAGTGATAGCGGCAGGTTACAACGGCCAGGCTGATGCCTTTGGAGCAGGCCTCGGCATCCATGTAGCAGCGGTTATAGTAGGTGAGACCGTCCGAGGCGCAGGTAAAGCTGGGCTCCTTCTCACAGCGGTCTTTGCACTTACACACAGGCTGGCCGTCCCAGATGTCACACTCAGAGCCCTGCTGCAGACACATGAAGTGGTCACATGTGGCCTCCTTGGGCATGCCCACTGGGCCCTTCTTCCCTTTCACGTCCATGTAGCGGGCCGCCACACAGCTCTTGGTCCCACACACATTGGGGCAGCACTTCTCATAGGCCTCACACTCCTGAAAGAGCCAGAGAGAGTGGCCTGAacagggaggagggggaaaggagggGCTCCCTATCCCACCCCATGGTTTGTGGGGAGGTGAACTAACATGTACTCACTATCTAGTGGgagcaaaacatttaaaaataatgacgaATGCATACATAGCATCTCCTACGTGCCAGGCCCTCGTGTAAGAACGTTGACATCCGTGAGCTTGCTATGCTCATCACAAGCCAGAGGAGGTTACAGCCATTATCTCCACTCTACAGACGatgactgaggcacagagaggctaagtagctttcccaaggtcacacagctggcaggGTCGGAAGGGGTGGGCCAAAGACTCTAAGAGAAGTTTTCCTACaaccatttgacagatgagactGCAGACACTCAGAGAGGCGATGCCCAGGTTCACAGAGATGGGAAGTGGCAGAACAAGGCTCCAAGCTCCCAGTGGAAGGGATCgataaatggcattttttttttcctgcatcatATAGCACAAATGAGGTCTAGCTTGAACAAGTAGGCCTGCCTTTCATCTCTTTCCTATGGGAGCGAGGATGCCTTGCCGACTAGAAGAGGTCACGTCAGAGGCTGAGAGGGGAATGCCCCGGGACTTTATCCAAGGTGATCCACACCTCTCCTCCCGTCAAGGAGACCGACACACACGGGGAACAGAGGCTGTGAGAGAGCCCAGACCGATCCACAGCCAACAGTCAGGGCAGGCATGACAGGTCCCCCACGCTGGGTCTCAGAGTCACAGGCTCTGCCAGGCCCAGGTGTCAGCTCCATGTAGGACCTTTCACGGGgaaaacaacatgaaaaaaaagtcCCCTTGTGTGGCAAAGGTCAGCAAGGCCGTCAGCGAGGACTTGCCAGGCCGTAATCCCCTCTGATTTTCTGTGGAGCCACGTAAAGCATTAGTTTAATTCCTCGAAATTAGCAACATGCTCCTGGAGCCGACACAAACAAGGATTTCATGTGGTGTTTTCGACAATAACCATCGTACCCACTGGGCAGGCAGGCAGCAACTCCTAATCCTCCACCAGGTAGTAACTCTGTGAATTACTCCCCACCAGGGCTGGCCTCTTGTCattccaacttttatttcagcCTCTTTGACATTCCACATCAGCTAAGAGGGGGGAAATATCCCCCCACCCTGGCTGCATGGAGCCTGCCTGCTTGACTTGTTTACTGTTCTGCCCCTTTCGGCTCAGAATGGGGACTTTGTTTTGCAGCCCTTATTTGGCATAGTCTTCTAGGCCACACCAGGGGAGGCTTTGGGACAGGGATGGGCAGCTCTCAGAGCTGGGTCTAAGGGAGAGGGACCCCACAGGGAATGGAGGGCAGGAAAGGGAGTGGGAGCAGGAGAACCTTCTCTTTGGCCTGAGCCTCATCCCATTCCCTAAGACGTTCAGGACCTGGAGGTCCATGAAAGGCTGGGTCCTTGGGCACCAGAGGAAAGGTACTTCTGGCCACAGGAAACCTAGAGGGGGTCCTTAGCACACTTCCGTGTAAGGAGGTCAGAATCTCCCCAAGGGCTGTCTGGATCCCCAGCCCTCCACAGGTGCCTTCTCCCCAAGATACACAAAATCCACCAGAGTCTCAGCATCCCCAAGCCCTACCTGGTTTATCAGGCCAGCCTGTGCCTGCAAATGTAGCCAActaatggcatgaccttggccaGATGGGAGCAGCCACCACTCCTCCTGACTTCTCATcttcttctttcacttggcacCACCATTGCCCAATGGGGGCATCTGTCCTGGGAGGCCTAAGAATTGTCCCTGGGCACTGTGAGGTTGAGGCCACTCTGTCCAGGTCAGCCCTCTGCTCTCCTGTGGGTACACCAGGCATCTACGGGGGCACCATTGTCTCTCGTGTTCCCTGGAGATGCCCCAGCCTGGACCTGGAGTCCTGGGAGACTCCGTGCTGCCCTCAGAGCTGGCCAGACTGGGCAGGAAATAGCTCTGCCTGGAGCAGGTACAGGTCCCACAGCCTGCTGCCCCAGAGGGGGTGGGCAGGAATGGCCCTAGGGAATGACTCGGGAACCAGAAGAGAACCGGCCCTGCCCTGTGGCATTGCCCTCTGATACAGA encodes:
- the LOC115896113 gene encoding LOW QUALITY PROTEIN: WAP, Kazal, immunoglobulin, Kunitz and NTR domain-containing protein 2-like (The sequence of the model RefSeq protein was modified relative to this genomic sequence to represent the inferred CDS: inserted 1 base in 1 codon; deleted 1 base in 1 codon), with amino-acid sequence MWALRCRQFWSCWEQVAALLLLLLLLGGAPPRSLALPPIRYSHAGICPNDMNPNLWVDAQSTCRRECQTDQECEAYEKCCPNVCGTKSCVAARYMDVKGKKGPVGMPKEATCDHFMCLQQGSECDIWDGQPVCKCKDRCEKEPSFTCASDGLTYYNRCYMDAEACSKGISLAVVTCRYHFTWPNTSPPPSETTMHPTTASPETPELDMAAPALLNHPVHQSVTMGETVSFLCDVVGRPRPEITWEKQLEDRENVVMRPNHVRGNVVVTNIAQLVIYNAQLQDAGIYTCTARNAAGVLRADFPLSVVRGHQAAATSESSPNGTAFPAAECLKPPDSEDCGEEQTRWHFDAQANNCLXFTFGHCHRNLNHFET